A single region of the Streptomyces caelestis genome encodes:
- a CDS encoding ABC transporter substrate-binding protein, giving the protein MHPAPRALRRAAAAVTLALLATAVGCAPQPEEPAAGTSSAGNTCEKGKLPTRTSGRLTIATDEPAYEPWFKDDDPASGKGFESAVAYAVARHLGYGKDKVVWQTVPFNKAFAPGEKTFDFDINQVSVSDERKKAVDFSSGYYDVRQAVVALKGSKAAKAKSVADLKDVKLGAQVGTTSLDYIDDVVRPTRAPAVYGKNDQAKSALKNGQVDAVVVDLPTAFYITGAEITDATIVGQFENQGGTPEQFGLVLDKGSALTSCVSRAVDALREDGTLGRIEQQWLSDAVDAPVLK; this is encoded by the coding sequence ATGCATCCTGCCCCGCGTGCCCTGCGCCGCGCTGCCGCCGCCGTCACCCTCGCCCTGCTCGCCACCGCCGTCGGCTGTGCACCGCAGCCGGAGGAGCCCGCGGCCGGCACGTCCTCGGCCGGAAACACGTGCGAGAAGGGCAAGTTGCCTACCCGGACCTCGGGCAGGCTGACGATCGCCACCGACGAACCCGCCTACGAGCCGTGGTTCAAGGACGACGACCCCGCGAGTGGCAAGGGCTTCGAGTCGGCGGTCGCGTACGCCGTCGCCCGGCACCTCGGCTACGGCAAGGACAAGGTCGTCTGGCAGACCGTCCCGTTCAACAAGGCCTTCGCGCCCGGCGAGAAGACGTTCGACTTCGACATCAACCAGGTGTCCGTCAGCGACGAGCGCAAGAAGGCCGTGGACTTCTCGTCCGGCTACTACGACGTGCGCCAGGCCGTCGTCGCCCTGAAGGGCTCCAAGGCGGCGAAGGCGAAGAGCGTCGCGGACCTGAAGGACGTGAAGCTGGGCGCCCAGGTCGGCACCACCAGCCTCGACTACATCGACGACGTGGTGCGGCCCACGCGGGCGCCCGCCGTGTACGGCAAGAACGACCAGGCCAAGTCCGCGCTGAAGAACGGCCAGGTCGACGCCGTCGTCGTGGACCTGCCGACCGCCTTCTACATCACCGGGGCCGAGATCACGGACGCGACGATCGTCGGCCAGTTCGAGAACCAGGGCGGTACGCCGGAGCAGTTCGGTCTCGTGCTCGACAAGGGCAGCGCGCTCACCTCCTGCGTCTCGCGGGCCGTGGACGCGCTGCGCGAGGACGGCACGCTCGGGAGGATCGAGCAGCAGTGGCTGTCCGACGCCGTCGACGCGCCGGTGCTCAAATGA